Proteins from a genomic interval of Candidatus Acidulodesulfobacterium ferriphilum:
- a CDS encoding shikimate kinase, translated as MMKMKTNIVLIGFMGAGKTEVGRLLAEKWGYNFVDLDYIAESREGMTINEIFKQKGEAYFRDAENKILKDFKKNKNNILSFLREEKNGSDLKSDPFFLKSGNLIINGEDKRWVISTGGGMPVYKNNMEILKKLGYTIYLKAGGKTIYQRIRAEKNRPVLGINGFSEKDIKNKLDERERFYKKADMIIYTDGLSPQSVAEEIDIFEKN; from the coding sequence ATGATGAAAATGAAAACAAATATTGTGCTTATCGGATTTATGGGGGCGGGAAAAACGGAGGTGGGCCGGCTTTTGGCAGAAAAATGGGGGTATAACTTTGTTGACCTCGATTATATTGCGGAAAGCCGCGAGGGCATGACGATTAATGAAATATTTAAGCAAAAAGGCGAGGCTTATTTCAGGGACGCGGAAAATAAAATTTTAAAGGATTTCAAAAAAAACAAAAATAATATTTTAAGTTTCTTAAGAGAAGAAAAAAATGGGTCTGATTTGAAATCAGACCCATTTTTTTTAAAATCCGGTAATTTAATTATAAACGGAGAGGATAAACGTTGGGTAATCTCCACGGGAGGAGGTATGCCGGTTTATAAAAACAACATGGAAATATTGAAAAAATTGGGTTATACCATATACCTTAAAGCCGGCGGCAAAACGATATATCAAAGAATCAGGGCGGAAAAGAACCGTCCGGTTTTAGGAATAAACGGTTTTAGCGAAAAGGATATTAAAAATAAACTTGACGAGCGGGAAAGATTTTATAAAAAAGCCGATATGATAATTTATACGGATGGTTTATCGCCGCAAAGCGTTGCCGAGGAAATAGACATTTTTGAAAAAAATTAA